GCGATCCTGGCGCTGGCCATGCGCGACGCCGGCACGCTGACCGACGACACCCTGGTCGCGACCGTGATGAGCAACCTGGGTCTGCGGATCGCGATGAAGCAGTCCGGGATCAAGCTGGTCGAGACCAAGGTCGGTGACCGCTACGTGCTGGAGCACCTGCAGAGCAACGGGCTGGCCCTGGGCGGCGAGCAGAGCGGGCACATCGTGATGCCGGCCTTCGCCACCACCGGCGACGGCGTGCTGACCGGCCTGCACCTGATGGCGCAGCTCGCGTCCAGCGGCAAGTCGCTCGCCGACCTGGCCGCCGTGGTGCACAAGCTGCCCCAGCAGCTGATCAACGTGAAGGTCGGCGACCGGGAGGCCGGGGCGGCCGCGCCGACCGTGCAGGCCGCGGTGGCGCTGGCCGAGGCGGAGCTGGGCGAGACCGGCCGGGTGCTGCTGCGCCCGTCCGGGACCGAGCCGCTGGTCCGGGTGATGGTCGAGGCCGCGACCGAGGAGCAGGCGCTCGCCGTCGCCACCCGGATCGCGGACGAGGTGCGGGCCGCGAGCCCCGCCTAGACCCGCTAGCCGAGTGCCTTGAGGTGGTCGACCGCTTCGTCGATCACCTCGGGGCGCTTGCAGAACGCGAACCGGATCAGGTGCCGGCCCTCGTCCCGGTGGTCGTAGAAGACCTGGGTGGGTACCGCCACCACGCCGCTGCGCCCGGGCAGCTCGCGGCAGAACGCGACGCCGTCGGTCCCACCCAGCGGCCGGATGTCGGCGGTCACGAAATATGTCCCCTCGGCGTGCAGCACGCCGAACCCGGCCGTGGTCAGGCCCGCCACCAGGCGATCCCGGTTGGCCTTGAGGCTCGCGGTGAAGCCTGTGAAATAGGAGTCCGGCAGGCCCAGGGCGACGGCGACGGCCGGTTGCAGCGGCGCCGCGTTGACGAAGGTCAGGAACTGCTTGACCCGCAGCAGCGCGGAGACGAGCCGGGCCGGGCCGGTGGCCCAGCCCACCTTCCACCCGGTGCAGGAGAAGGTCTTGCCCGCCGACGAGACGCGCAGCGTGCGCTCGCGCATGCCGGGCAGGCCGGCCAGCGGGACGTGGACGCCCTCGAAGACCAGGTGCTCGTAGACCTCGTCGGTGACCGCGTAGGTGTCGTGCTCCTGGCACAGCTCGGCGATCAGGGCCAGCTCGGCCGGGGTGAACACCTTGCCGGTCGGGTTGTGCGGGGTGTTCAGCAGCACCAGCCGGGTACGCGGCCCGAACGCGGCGCGCAGCTCCGCCTCGTCGAACCCGTACCGCCCGTCCGGGCCGGGACGCAGCGTGACCGGCCGCCGGACCGCGCCCGCCAGGGTGATCGAGGCGGCGTACGAGTCGTAGTACGGCTCGAAGCAGACCACCTCGTCGTCCCGCTCGCAGAGCGCCAGGATGGCCGCCGCGATCGCCTCGGTGGCGCCGGCGGTGACCGCGACCTCGGTGTCCGGGTCCCGGGTCAGCCCCCAGAACCGTTGCTCGTGCGCGACGATCGCGTGCCGCAGCGCGGGTATGCCGGCCAGCGGCGGGTACTGATTGGCGCCACCGCGCAGCGCCTCGGCCGCGGCCGCGAGCATCTCGGCCGGGCCGTCGGTGTCCGGGAATCCCTGTCCGAGATTGACCGCGCCGGTGCGGAGCGCGAGCGCGGACATCTCGGTGAAGATCGTGGTCCCGAACGGGCGCATCCGTTCGACCAGCGGGTCCGTGCTCACCAGGCTCCTCAGGGTCGCTCTCGGCGGGTCGGTCAGTTGAAGACCAGTTTGTTGCAGGTGGCGGTGGCGGCCGGCCCGGACGCGGTGTGCTCGGCGACCGATGCGCCGTCAATGATCACTTTGCAACCGATGCTGCCGTCCTCCAGGGACTCGCGGATCGCGGTCACCGAGGCGAACGACGCCCCCTCCATGGTCAGCGTCAGCTTCCACGGGAGTTTCGTCTTTTTGATCGTGATGGGCAGTTCGCCGAGCTTTTCGGTGTAGATGATCGTCGCCTTTCCGGTCCCGGTCACCTCGTACTTGACGGTGACCGGGTCGCCGTCGGTGAGGCCCGGCACATCCGGCAGGTCACTCGGCAGGGTGGTCGGCGCCGCCGTCGGGAGCGCGTCGGGCAGCTTCTCGGCGGCCTCTTTCGCCTTGTCGGCGGCGCGCTGGACGAGCAGCACGCTGGTGGTGACCACGCCGCCGCAGAGCAGAAGGGCGACGGCGAGCACGACGGCGATCAGCGGGACGTTGCTGCGGCGCGGCGGAGGTTGGTAAGGCGGGTATCCGGGTGGCGCCGGATAACCCGGCGGCGGATAGCCGGGCTGGGGCGGATAGCCGGGCTGGGGCGGGTAGCCGACCGGAGGGAACGCCGAAGTGGGCGGGTACTCCGAGGGCGGCTCGTAGGGCGGCAACGGGGCTTGGCCCGGAGTGAAATCCGGCGGCCGTGGTGGCTCGCGGTGATCGCTCATCTTTCCCTCCAGGTAGCCGATTGCCGACGGTACGCCAAAGGCGCACCCCGGCGGCAGCGCCCCACCAGCAGGTCTATGTTTCCGATCACGTACCATGCTCGTAACGGTGCTTCTCGAGCATGACGTTTGAGCGAAAGTCGGCTACGCTGCCCGGCATGTGTGGGATCGTGGGTTACGTAGGCAATCGTCCGGCCCTGAGCATCGTTCTCGATGGTCTTCGGCGGCTGGAGTACCGCGGATACGACTCCGCGGGCGTCGCCGTCATCGACAATGACGAGGTTCGCACCGAGAAGCGGGCCGGCAAGCTGGCCAACCTGGAGAAGGCGCTGGCCGAGCGTGCCGCCGACGGGATCGCCGCGGGCAGCACGGGCATCGGGCACACCCGGTGGGCCACACACGGCGGGCCGACCGACCGTAACGCCCACCCGCACCTCTCCGCCGACGGCCGGGTCGCCGTCATCCACAACGGCATCATCGAGAACTTCGCCCGGCTGCGCGCCGAGCTGGAGGCCGACGGCGTCGAGTTCCGCAGCGACACCGACACCGAGTGCGCGGCGCACCTGCTCGCCGCCGAGGTGCGGGCGCTGCGCGAGTCCGGCGCGGTGAGCGGCCCGGCGCTGCTCGCCGAGGGCATGCGACGCGTGGTGCGCCGGCTGGAGGGTGCGTTCACGCTGCTCGCCGTCGACGTCGAGGTGCCCGGCGCGGTGGTCGCCGCGCGGCGCAACTCGCCCCTGGTGGTCGGTCGCGGCAACGGGGAGAACTTCCTCGCCAGCGACGTCTCGGCGTTCATCGAGCACACCCGGGAGGCGATCGAGCTCGGGCAGGACCAGGTCGTCCTGATCACCCCCGAGGGCATCGAGATCACCGACTTCGACGGCGCCCCGGCGACCGGGCAGGAGTTCCACGTCGACTGGGACCTGTCCGCCGCGGAGAAGGGCGGCTACGAGTACTTCATGCTCAAGGAGATCGCCGAGCAGCCGCAGGCCATCGCCGACACCCTGCTCGGCCGGCTGAGCGACCGTGGCGAGATCATCCTCGACGAGGTGCGGCTCACCGACCAGGACCTGCGGGACGTGGACAAGGTGTTCATCGTGGCGTGCGGCACGTCGTACCACGCCGGCATGGTCGCCAAGTACGCCATCGAGCACTGGGTGCGCATCCCCTGCGAGGTGGAGCTGGCCAGCGAGTTCCGCTACCGCGACCCGATCCTGGACCGCTCCACGCTGGTGATCGTGATCAGCCAGTCCGGCGAGACCATGGACACCCTCATGGCGCTGCGGCACGCCAAGGAGCAGAAGGCCCGGGTGCTCGCGATCTGCAACACCAACGGCTCCACCATCCCGCGCGAGTCGGACGCGGTGCTTTACACCCACGGTGGCCCGGAGATCGCCGTCGCCTCCACCAAGGCGTTCCTCACCCAGCTGGTCGCCTGTTACCTGATCGGCCTGCACCTGGCCCAGATCCGCGGCGTGATGTACGCCGACGAGGTCGCCGCCGTGGTGGAGAAGCTCCAGAACACCCCGGACAGCCTGCGCACCCTGCTGGACGGGATGGAGGACGTCCGGGCCCTGGCCCGCGACCTGCGGACCGCGTCGACGATCCTGTTCATCGGGCGGCACGTCGGCTTCCCGGTGGCGCTGGAGGGCGCGCTGAAGCTCAAGGAGCTCGCGTACATGCACGCCGAGGGCTTCGCGGCCGGCGAGCTCAAGCACGGCCCGATCTCGCTGATCGACGACGGCACCCCGGTGGTCTGCATCGTGCCGTCGCCGGCCGGCCGCGGCGTGATGCGCGACAAGGTGGTCTCCAACATTCAGGAGGTCCGCGCCCGTGGCGCCCGGACCATCGTGATCGCCGAGGAGGGCGACGAGGGCGTCGCCGCCTTCGCCGACCACCTGATCACCGTGCCGCCGACCCCGACCCTGCTGGCCCCGCTGATGACCACGGTGCCGCTGCAGATCCTGGCCTGCGAGATCGCCGCCGCCCGCGGCAACGACGTGGACCAGCCGCGGAACCTGGCCAAGTCGGTCACCGTCGAGTAGTCCGCCGCCGGCCCTCATGGCGCCCCGCCCAGCGTGATCCGGGCGAGGGCGTCGAGGGCCGGCTTGCCCTGGTCCCAGTAACCGACGTGGCCGCCGTTCCACTGGGTGCCGAAGACCCGCGCGCCGAACCGCGGATCGCTCGGGTCGTGGCCGAACCACAGATGCTCGGTCGGTGTCAGCGGTGGCCCGAGCCCCGGCCGGCCCGGCGCGACCGCGAGGTACTGGATCGGGTCGCTGATCGAGGTCGAGGCGAAGACCCGGTCGGCCGGGATCCCGAGCTGCCGCACCGAGTCGACGCCGACGCCCGGTGAGCCGACGAACACCACCCGGTCCGCGTCCAGCCCGCCGGTCGCGGCCTTGCCGACCACCAGTGACCCGTAGCTGTGCCCGAGCACGGTCTGCCGCGCCGCCGGGCCGTCGTGGGTGGCCCGCAGGCCGTCCTGGAAGCGCCGCAGCCCGTCCGACCCGGCCTCGGCCTGTTTCGCCGACCAGGCCTCGTGCAGGAAGTCCGGCGCGTCGTAGTCCAGCCACAGCACCGAGCTGGTCGCCGCCTCCGGCCCGAGCTCGCCGGCCCGGGCCGCGACCCGCTCGGCCCGGGTCAGCTCGCCGCCGAGCGAGGCCAGGTCGGAGGTCATCCCCGGCACGTGGGTCAGCACGTTCGCCGCGTGGTCCGGGTCGCCGAGGGCCACCACGGCCCGGCCGTCGCCGGAGACGTCCAGCCCGAGCAGGTACGCCCGGGGGCCGCGATCGTCGGCCAGCCGGTCGCTGAGCCGGTCCAGCCCGCGCAGCTTGCCCGCGTCCGGGGTGCCACCGGAGTGCAGCAGACGGTCGCGGCGGTCGGCGAGCAGCAGCCGGTTGGCCAGGTCTCGGTCGGCCACCGGCACACCGTCCAGCCCGGCGACCGCGCCCGGCTCGGTGGCCAGCAGGGACATCCGCTCGGCCGGGGACAGGCCGGCCCACCATCGATGGACCTGGGCCGGGGTCGCCGTGCAGTCCGGCCGGTCCGGGCCGGGCGGCGGGATCGGGGTGACGGCCAGCTCGGCCAGCCGGGCGGTGGCGCTCCGGTCGGCCGACCCGGCCACCCGCAGCGCCGTGGCCAGCTCAGCCGTGGCCTGCTCAGCTGCCGGTAGCTGTGGTGCCCGGCCGGGTGTGACCCGGCCGGTGTCGTCGATGGTCAGGCCACCGGCCCGCGCCGTGGCCCGCGCCCGGTCGAGCAGCGCCCGGGCCCGGGCCAGCGCCGCGGCGAACTCGCTGAGGATCTGGTCGGCCCGCCAGCACAGCAGCCGGACCAGCACGAGCCGGTGGCGGAGCCGTCCGAGCCGGGTGGCCGCGGCCTCGGCGGCGGTGCCGGACCAGGCCGCGCGCACCTTGGCGGCCAGCGGGCCGAACT
Above is a genomic segment from Actinoplanes ianthinogenes containing:
- a CDS encoding pyridoxal phosphate-dependent aminotransferase, which encodes MRPFGTTIFTEMSALALRTGAVNLGQGFPDTDGPAEMLAAAAEALRGGANQYPPLAGIPALRHAIVAHEQRFWGLTRDPDTEVAVTAGATEAIAAAILALCERDDEVVCFEPYYDSYAASITLAGAVRRPVTLRPGPDGRYGFDEAELRAAFGPRTRLVLLNTPHNPTGKVFTPAELALIAELCQEHDTYAVTDEVYEHLVFEGVHVPLAGLPGMRERTLRVSSAGKTFSCTGWKVGWATGPARLVSALLRVKQFLTFVNAAPLQPAVAVALGLPDSYFTGFTASLKANRDRLVAGLTTAGFGVLHAEGTYFVTADIRPLGGTDGVAFCRELPGRSGVVAVPTQVFYDHRDEGRHLIRFAFCKRPEVIDEAVDHLKALG
- a CDS encoding alpha/beta hydrolase; this translates as MTDVAARVTYTRLRATDPARWSATALAWRRWAALLGVLCGEFGPLAAKVRAAWSGTAAEAAATRLGRLRHRLVLVRLLCWRADQILSEFAAALARARALLDRARATARAGGLTIDDTGRVTPGRAPQLPAAEQATAELATALRVAGSADRSATARLAELAVTPIPPPGPDRPDCTATPAQVHRWWAGLSPAERMSLLATEPGAVAGLDGVPVADRDLANRLLLADRRDRLLHSGGTPDAGKLRGLDRLSDRLADDRGPRAYLLGLDVSGDGRAVVALGDPDHAANVLTHVPGMTSDLASLGGELTRAERVAARAGELGPEAATSSVLWLDYDAPDFLHEAWSAKQAEAGSDGLRRFQDGLRATHDGPAARQTVLGHSYGSLVVGKAATGGLDADRVVFVGSPGVGVDSVRQLGIPADRVFASTSISDPIQYLAVAPGRPGLGPPLTPTEHLWFGHDPSDPRFGARVFGTQWNGGHVGYWDQGKPALDALARITLGGAP
- the glmS gene encoding glutamine--fructose-6-phosphate transaminase (isomerizing) gives rise to the protein MCGIVGYVGNRPALSIVLDGLRRLEYRGYDSAGVAVIDNDEVRTEKRAGKLANLEKALAERAADGIAAGSTGIGHTRWATHGGPTDRNAHPHLSADGRVAVIHNGIIENFARLRAELEADGVEFRSDTDTECAAHLLAAEVRALRESGAVSGPALLAEGMRRVVRRLEGAFTLLAVDVEVPGAVVAARRNSPLVVGRGNGENFLASDVSAFIEHTREAIELGQDQVVLITPEGIEITDFDGAPATGQEFHVDWDLSAAEKGGYEYFMLKEIAEQPQAIADTLLGRLSDRGEIILDEVRLTDQDLRDVDKVFIVACGTSYHAGMVAKYAIEHWVRIPCEVELASEFRYRDPILDRSTLVIVISQSGETMDTLMALRHAKEQKARVLAICNTNGSTIPRESDAVLYTHGGPEIAVASTKAFLTQLVACYLIGLHLAQIRGVMYADEVAAVVEKLQNTPDSLRTLLDGMEDVRALARDLRTASTILFIGRHVGFPVALEGALKLKELAYMHAEGFAAGELKHGPISLIDDGTPVVCIVPSPAGRGVMRDKVVSNIQEVRARGARTIVIAEEGDEGVAAFADHLITVPPTPTLLAPLMTTVPLQILACEIAAARGNDVDQPRNLAKSVTVE
- a CDS encoding MmpS family transport accessory protein, with the translated sequence MSDHREPPRPPDFTPGQAPLPPYEPPSEYPPTSAFPPVGYPPQPGYPPQPGYPPPGYPAPPGYPPYQPPPRRSNVPLIAVVLAVALLLCGGVVTTSVLLVQRAADKAKEAAEKLPDALPTAAPTTLPSDLPDVPGLTDGDPVTVKYEVTGTGKATIIYTEKLGELPITIKKTKLPWKLTLTMEGASFASVTAIRESLEDGSIGCKVIIDGASVAEHTASGPAATATCNKLVFN